A stretch of the Notamacropus eugenii isolate mMacEug1 chromosome 2, mMacEug1.pri_v2, whole genome shotgun sequence genome encodes the following:
- the BATF2 gene encoding basic leucine zipper transcriptional factor ATF-like 2 isoform X1 yields the protein MHLCSGAPPSQEGQLLLVTDPREVDRQLKRRQKNRTAAQRSRQKHTHKADELHQIVAEEKVNTTGLDLDSDSRYHILAQRVHVLHPEKRYCFFSPLLDNPWEHEWLERDNQALQKEIQSLQVEMRGWLQALEEHQRVCLLAVGPASAQTHPDCWRQTEPAPQTSQAGQHTPVMVQTLPTPLQAPASPSAQPPLPSSPVQAPDPPGLLSASSLSSPLTPFLVTSPLAGSPSGATVTQTHGPSNLLASSPSLSPHFPAPPQQSACLPPLGARNLRENRTENMLGSPSATPNPGESRQGWAWVLSSAIFDPSSVIFP from the exons ATGCACCTGTGCAGTGGGGCACCCCCTTCCCAGGAAGGGCAGCTTTTGCTGGTGACC GATCCCAGAGAAGTGGACAGACAGCTGAAGCGGAGACAGAAGAACCGGACAGCAGCCCAGCGGAGCCGGCAAAAGCACACGCATAAGGCAGATGAGCTACATCAG attgtagcagaggaaaaagtcaacaccACTGGCTTGGACTTGGACTCTGACAGCAGATACCACATTCTGGCCCAGAGGGTCCATGTCCTCCATCCAGAGAAGAGATAttgctttttctctcctctcctggaCAATCcctgg GAACACGAGTGGCTGGAGAGGGATAACCAAGCCCTCCAGAAGGAGATCCAGTCCCTGCAGGTGGAGATGAGGGGCTGGCTCCAGGCCTTGGAGGAGCATCAGCGTGTCTGCTTGCTGGCTGTGGGTCCTGCCTCTGCCCAGACTCATCCTGACTGCTGGAGACAGACTGAACCAGCCCCCCAGACTTCCCAAGCTGGACAGCACACCCCTGTTATGGTGCAGACCTTGCCCACACCTCTGCAGGCCCCTGCCTCCCCTTCTGCCCAacctcctcttccatcttctccagtGCAGGCCCCAGATCCTCCCGGCCTGCTCTCAGCtagctccctctcctctcctttgacACCTTTCTTGGTCACCTCTCCACTGGCAGGATCTCCCTCTGGGGCTACAGTGACTCAGACTCATGGGCCTTCCAACCTCCTGGCCTCTTCCCCTAGTCTCAGCCCTCACTTCCCAGCTCCCCCACAACAGTCTGCTTGTCTGCCTCCCCTTGGGGCCAGAAACCTCAGAGAGAACAGGACAGAAAACATGTTGGGTAGTCCTTCAGCCACCCCCAACCCAGGGGAGAGCAGGCAGGGCTGGGCCTGGGTCCTGTCCTCAGCTATTTTTGACCCATCCTCTGTTATCTTTCCCTAA
- the BATF2 gene encoding basic leucine zipper transcriptional factor ATF-like 2 isoform X2: MHLCSGAPPSQEGQLLLVTDPREVDRQLKRRQKNRTAAQRSRQKHTHKADELHQEHEWLERDNQALQKEIQSLQVEMRGWLQALEEHQRVCLLAVGPASAQTHPDCWRQTEPAPQTSQAGQHTPVMVQTLPTPLQAPASPSAQPPLPSSPVQAPDPPGLLSASSLSSPLTPFLVTSPLAGSPSGATVTQTHGPSNLLASSPSLSPHFPAPPQQSACLPPLGARNLRENRTENMLGSPSATPNPGESRQGWAWVLSSAIFDPSSVIFP; encoded by the exons ATGCACCTGTGCAGTGGGGCACCCCCTTCCCAGGAAGGGCAGCTTTTGCTGGTGACC GATCCCAGAGAAGTGGACAGACAGCTGAAGCGGAGACAGAAGAACCGGACAGCAGCCCAGCGGAGCCGGCAAAAGCACACGCATAAGGCAGATGAGCTACATCAG GAACACGAGTGGCTGGAGAGGGATAACCAAGCCCTCCAGAAGGAGATCCAGTCCCTGCAGGTGGAGATGAGGGGCTGGCTCCAGGCCTTGGAGGAGCATCAGCGTGTCTGCTTGCTGGCTGTGGGTCCTGCCTCTGCCCAGACTCATCCTGACTGCTGGAGACAGACTGAACCAGCCCCCCAGACTTCCCAAGCTGGACAGCACACCCCTGTTATGGTGCAGACCTTGCCCACACCTCTGCAGGCCCCTGCCTCCCCTTCTGCCCAacctcctcttccatcttctccagtGCAGGCCCCAGATCCTCCCGGCCTGCTCTCAGCtagctccctctcctctcctttgacACCTTTCTTGGTCACCTCTCCACTGGCAGGATCTCCCTCTGGGGCTACAGTGACTCAGACTCATGGGCCTTCCAACCTCCTGGCCTCTTCCCCTAGTCTCAGCCCTCACTTCCCAGCTCCCCCACAACAGTCTGCTTGTCTGCCTCCCCTTGGGGCCAGAAACCTCAGAGAGAACAGGACAGAAAACATGTTGGGTAGTCCTTCAGCCACCCCCAACCCAGGGGAGAGCAGGCAGGGCTGGGCCTGGGTCCTGTCCTCAGCTATTTTTGACCCATCCTCTGTTATCTTTCCCTAA
- the ARL2 gene encoding ADP-ribosylation factor-like protein 2 codes for MGLLTILKKMKQKERELRLLMLGLDNAGKTTILKKFNGEDIDTISPTLGFNIKTLEHRGFKLNIWDVGGQKSLRSYWRNYFESTDGLIWVVDSADQQRMEDCRRELESLLVEERLAGATLLIFANKQDLPGALSSNDIREILELNAIRSHHWCIQGCSAVTGENLLLGVDWLLDDISSRIFTSE; via the exons ATGGGGCTCCTGACCATCCTGAAGAAGATGAAGCAGAAGGAGCGGGAGTTGCGGCTCCTCATGCT CGGTCTGGACAACGCAGGCAAGACCACCATCCTAAAGAAGTTCAACGGGGAGGACATCGACACCATCTCGCCCACCCTGGGCTTCAACATCAAGACCCTGGAGCACCGAGG gTTCAAGCTGAACATCTGGGACGTGGGAGGCCAGAAGTCCCTCCGCTCCTACTGGCGCAACTACTTTGAGAGCACAGACGGCCTCATCTGGGTGGTGGACAGTGCTGACCAGCAGCGCATGGAGGACTGCCGCCGGGAGCTGGAGAGCCTCCTCGTGGAAGAG cGCCTGGCTGGAGCCACTCTCCTGATCTTTGCCAACAAGCAGGACCTCCCTGGGGCTCTCTCATCTAATGACATTCGAGAG ATCCTGGAGTTAAATGCCATCCGCAGTCACCACTGGTGCATCCAGGGCTGCAGTGCAGTGACGGGGGAAAACCTGCTTTTGGGGGTTGACTGGCTCCTGGATGACATCTCCAGCCGAATCTTCACTTCAGAATGA
- the SNX15 gene encoding sorting nexin-15 isoform X2: MEGHRSQEERPRRALRRRRRGGARRRLDGRGGEGTAWKRRPVARPRRRSPADSGSSRMSLKAKDDYRRLYTVSDTRTHPKGYTEYKVTAQVVIWKRYSDFRRLHGDLAYTHRNLFRRLEEFPTFPRAQVFGRFEASVIEERRKAAEAMLRFTVNIPALNNSPQLKEFFRGGDVTRPLEPSDLHILPPPLVPTSPSEDAHLPQPLPAERLGREEPEDENERPGDQSPSSPAQEAFDLLFDCGAPEEETGPVARGPLTEAELALFDPFSKEGACPGPSPTHVADLAALGAEPQTRGQTPWEPGGGDGEEEEEGPHPAYLSRATELISQALKDERAGAYAAALQGYRDGVDVLLQGLPGDPNCARQEGVKRKVAEYLRRAEEILHLHLQP, from the exons ATGGAGGGGcataggagtcaggaagagaggCCAAGGAGAGCCTTGCGCAGGCGCAGAAGAGGCGGTGCCCGTCGGAGGCTGgacgggaggggaggggaggggacagcgTGGAAGAGGAGGCCCGTGGCCAGGCCGAGGCGCCGGAGTCCTGCGGACTCCGGCTCCTCGAGGATGTCCCTCAAGGCTAAGGACGACTACCGGCGGCTGTACACAGTGTCGGACACGCGGACCCATCCCAAGGGCTACACGGAGTACAAAGTGACGGCGCAG GTGGTCATCTGGAAACGCTACAGCGACTTCCGCCGCCTGCATGGGGACCTGGCCTACACCCACCGAAACCTCTTCCGCCGCCTGGAGGAATTCCCAACCTTTCCCCGGGCACAGGTCTTTG GCCGATTCGAAGCCTCAGTGATTGAGGAGCGGCGGAAGGCGGCGGAGGCCATGCTGCGCTTCACTGTCAACATTCCTGCCCTCAACAACAGCCCACAGCTCAAGGAATTCTTCCGT GGTGGGGACGTGACCCGGCCCTTAGAGCCCAGTGACCTGCACATCCTCCCGCCACCCCTGGTGCCCACATCGCCCTCGGAAGATGCCCACCTCCCCCAGCCTCTGCCAGCGGAGCGGCTGGGCCGGGAAGAGCCTGAGGACGAGAATGAAAGGCCAG GGGACCAGTCTCCCTCCAGCCCTGCCCAGGAGGCGTTTGATCTTCTGTTTGACTGTGGAGCTCCCGAGGAAGAGACAGGTCCCGTGGCCAGAGGGCCGCTCACTGAGGCTGAGCTGGCACTCTTTGACCCGTTCTCCAAAGAAG GTGCCTGCCCTGGGCCCAGCCCCACCCATGTAGCTGACCTGGCAGCCTTGGGGGCAGAGCCCCAGACCCGGGGCCAGACCCCCTGGGAGCCTGGAGGGGGTGacggggaagaggaggaggagggtccACACCCAGCCTACCTAAGCCGAGCCACAGAACTCATCAGCCAGGCTCTGAAGGACGAGCGAGCAGGGGCCTATGCTGCGGCCCTGCAGGGCTACCGGGATGGAGTGGATGTCCTCCTCCAGGGGTTGCCGG GTGACCCCAACTGTGCCCGCCAAGAAGGGGTGAAGAGGAAGGTGGCGGAGTACCTACGGCGGGCAGAGGAGATCCTGCATCTCCACTTGCAGCCATGA
- the SNX15 gene encoding sorting nexin-15 isoform X1, with protein sequence MEGHRSQEERPRRALRRRRRGGARRRLDGRGGEGTAWKRRPVARPRRRSPADSGSSRMSLKAKDDYRRLYTVSDTRTHPKGYTEYKVTAQFISKTNQEDVKEVVIWKRYSDFRRLHGDLAYTHRNLFRRLEEFPTFPRAQVFGRFEASVIEERRKAAEAMLRFTVNIPALNNSPQLKEFFRGGDVTRPLEPSDLHILPPPLVPTSPSEDAHLPQPLPAERLGREEPEDENERPGDQSPSSPAQEAFDLLFDCGAPEEETGPVARGPLTEAELALFDPFSKEGACPGPSPTHVADLAALGAEPQTRGQTPWEPGGGDGEEEEEGPHPAYLSRATELISQALKDERAGAYAAALQGYRDGVDVLLQGLPGDPNCARQEGVKRKVAEYLRRAEEILHLHLQP encoded by the exons ATGGAGGGGcataggagtcaggaagagaggCCAAGGAGAGCCTTGCGCAGGCGCAGAAGAGGCGGTGCCCGTCGGAGGCTGgacgggaggggaggggaggggacagcgTGGAAGAGGAGGCCCGTGGCCAGGCCGAGGCGCCGGAGTCCTGCGGACTCCGGCTCCTCGAGGATGTCCCTCAAGGCTAAGGACGACTACCGGCGGCTGTACACAGTGTCGGACACGCGGACCCATCCCAAGGGCTACACGGAGTACAAAGTGACGGCGCAG ttcATCTCCAAGACGAACCAAGAGGATGTCAAGGAG GTGGTCATCTGGAAACGCTACAGCGACTTCCGCCGCCTGCATGGGGACCTGGCCTACACCCACCGAAACCTCTTCCGCCGCCTGGAGGAATTCCCAACCTTTCCCCGGGCACAGGTCTTTG GCCGATTCGAAGCCTCAGTGATTGAGGAGCGGCGGAAGGCGGCGGAGGCCATGCTGCGCTTCACTGTCAACATTCCTGCCCTCAACAACAGCCCACAGCTCAAGGAATTCTTCCGT GGTGGGGACGTGACCCGGCCCTTAGAGCCCAGTGACCTGCACATCCTCCCGCCACCCCTGGTGCCCACATCGCCCTCGGAAGATGCCCACCTCCCCCAGCCTCTGCCAGCGGAGCGGCTGGGCCGGGAAGAGCCTGAGGACGAGAATGAAAGGCCAG GGGACCAGTCTCCCTCCAGCCCTGCCCAGGAGGCGTTTGATCTTCTGTTTGACTGTGGAGCTCCCGAGGAAGAGACAGGTCCCGTGGCCAGAGGGCCGCTCACTGAGGCTGAGCTGGCACTCTTTGACCCGTTCTCCAAAGAAG GTGCCTGCCCTGGGCCCAGCCCCACCCATGTAGCTGACCTGGCAGCCTTGGGGGCAGAGCCCCAGACCCGGGGCCAGACCCCCTGGGAGCCTGGAGGGGGTGacggggaagaggaggaggagggtccACACCCAGCCTACCTAAGCCGAGCCACAGAACTCATCAGCCAGGCTCTGAAGGACGAGCGAGCAGGGGCCTATGCTGCGGCCCTGCAGGGCTACCGGGATGGAGTGGATGTCCTCCTCCAGGGGTTGCCGG GTGACCCCAACTGTGCCCGCCAAGAAGGGGTGAAGAGGAAGGTGGCGGAGTACCTACGGCGGGCAGAGGAGATCCTGCATCTCCACTTGCAGCCATGA